In a genomic window of Lathamus discolor isolate bLatDis1 chromosome 4, bLatDis1.hap1, whole genome shotgun sequence:
- the POSTN gene encoding periostin isoform X2 has translation MKTFFLFTFSTFLLSAFEQAAASAHYDKILTHSRIRARDQGPNVCALQQVMGTKKKYFSTCRNWYQGAICGKKATVLYECCPGYMRMDGTRGCPAVAPIDHVYGTLGIVGAISTQQYSDISKLREEIEGRGSFTFFAPSNEAWEQLNSEIHRNLVDNVNIELYNALHHHMVNKRMLTKDLKNGMTLVSMYNDQKLLINHYPNGVVTVNCARIIHGNQIATNGVVHVIDRVLTAVGNTIQDFIEVEDDLSSLRAAAITSDVLDTLGRPGHYTLFAPTNEAFERLPRGVLERIMGDKVASEALVKFHILNTLQCSEAITGGAVYETLEGNTVEVGCDGESLTVNGVKMVKRKDIVTSNGVIHLIDEVLIPDSAKQVIELGGAQQTTFTDLVAQVGLASSLRPEGQYTLLAPLNGAFSDDTLRMDQRLLKTILQNHIIKVKVGLNELYNGQELETIGGKLLRVFVYRTAVCVENSCMVRGSKEGRNGFIHIFRQIINPAEKTLHEMLRNDKRFSVFLSLVKAADLDDVLSRPGEWTLFVPTNDAFKGLTDDDKDILIRDKNALRNILLYHLTQGVFIGSGFEPGVTNILKTIQGGKLYLKTVNDTLLVNELKSRESDLMATNGVIHVIDKLLYPADLPVGNDQLLTILKKLIKYIQIKFVRDSTFKEIPLTFYNPSITQLTKLIEGEPEFKIVREGETVTKVINGEPIIKTYTKIIDGRPVEVTEKKVTEERIIQGPEIKYTRITAGGSDNEEKLKKLLEEEVTKVTKFIEGDGHLLEDEEIKRLLQGAGTEYTKVTKVIEREPQIIEREIKKVHLEEAPVRKAQPTRRTQGGTARRRTRLANH, from the exons AACTGTCTTATATGAGTGCTGTCCTGGCTATATGAGGATGGATGGTACAAGAGGATGTCCTGCAG TTGCTCCTATTGATCACGTATATGGCACACTTGGTATTGTGGGAGCTATTTCCACACAGCAGTATTCTGACATATCAAAGCTGAGAGAAGAGATTGAAGGACGAGGATCATTCACTTTCTTTGCACCAAGCAATGAAGCCTGGGAGCAATTAAATTCA gaAATTCACAGGAATTTGGTTGACAATGTAAATATTGAACTGTATAATGCTCTCCACCACCACATGGTAAACAAGCGTATGTTGACAAAAGATCTTAAGAATGGCATGACTCTGGTGTCTATGTATAATGACCAGAAATTGCTTATTAACCATTATCCTAATGGG GTTGTTACTGTTAACTGTGCCAGGATCATCCATGGCAACCAGATTGCTACCAATGGTGTTGTTCATGTCATTGATCGTGTCCTGACTGCTGTTGGAAATACTATTCAAGATTTCATTGAGGTCGAAGATGATCTTTCATCTCTTAGA GCTGCTGCCATCACATCAGATGTCTTGGATACCCTTGGAAGGCCTGGCCATTACACACTCTTTGCTCCTACTAATGAAGCttttgagagacttccaagaggAGTTCTAGAGAGGATTATGGGTGACAAGGTGGCTTCTGAAG CTCTAGTGAAGTTCCATATTTTAAATACTCTCCAGTGCTCTGAAGCTATCACCGGTGGAGCTGTCTATGAGACCTTGGAAGGAAACACAGTTGAAGTTGGTTGTGATGGTGAAAGTCTGACTGTGAATGGAGTGAAGATGGTAAAACGCAAAGATATTGTGACAAGCAATGGTGTTATCCATCTCATTGATGAAGTCTTAATTCCTGATTCTG CCAAGCAAGTCATTGAGCTTGGTGGTGCCCAGCAGACAACTTTTACAGACCTGGTGGCGCAGGTAGGACTCGCATCTTCTCTAAGACCTGAAGGACAATACACTCTTCTGGCACCTCTGAATGGTGCTTTCTCAG aTGACACCTTAAGGATGGATCAACGCCTTCTTAAAACAATCTTGCAGAATCACATTATAAAAGTGAAAGTCGGGCTCAATGAACTGTACAACGGACAAGAGCTGGAGACAATCGGAGGAAAATTGCTTAGAGTCTTTGTGTATCGCACA GCTGTATGTGTTGAAAATTCATGCATGGTCAGAGGAagtaaagaaggaaggaatggTTTTATTCACATCTTCAGACAGATCATCAATCCAGCAGAAAAGACACTGCATGAAATGCTGAGGAATGATAAGCGTTTTAG TGTTTTCCTCAGTCTGGTGAAAGCTGCAGATTTAGATGATGTTCTGTCACGACCTGGAGAATGGACTCTATTTGTTCCTACTAATGATGCCTTTAAAGGTTTGACTGATGACGACAAGGATATACTGATAA gaGACAAAAATGCTCTCAGGAATATTCTTCTTTACCACTTAACACAAGGAGTTTTCATTGGAAGTGGCTTTGAGCCTGGTGTGACAAACATTCTTAAAACCATCCAAGGAGGGAAACTCTACTTGAAAACA GTAAATGATACCCTTCTCGTTAATGAACTGAAATCAAGAGAATCTGATCTTATGGCAACCAATGGTGTCATTCATGTTATTGATAAACTCCTATATCCAGCAG ATCTGCCTGTTGGAAATGATCAGTTGCTCACAATCTTGAAGAAGTTGATTAAGTACATTCAAATTAAG TTTGTTCGTGACAGTACCTTCAAAGAGATTCCACTGACGTTTTACA ACCCATCTATCACACAACTCACTAAATTAATTGAAGGGGAACCTGAGTTCAAAATAGTCAGGGAAGGGGAGACAGTAACTAAAGTGATTAATGGAG AACCAATTATTAAAACATACACCAAAATCATTGATGGGCGACCTGTGGAAGtgacagagaaaaaagtaacagaagaaagaattaTTCAAG gtcctgaaataaaatataccaGAATTACTGCAGGTGGTTCAGACAATGAAGAAAAGTTAAAGAAATTGCTTGAAGAAG AGGTTACCAAGGTGACCAAATTTATTGAAGGTGATGGTCATTTACTTGAAGATGAAGAAATCAAAAGACTTCTGCAGGGAG CTGGAACTGAGTACACCAAGGTTACTAAAGTAATTGAGAGAGAGCCACAGATTATCGagagagaaatcaagaaggTCCATCTGGAAG AAGCACCTGTACGGAAAGCACAACCAACCAGGAGGACACAAG GGGGAACAGCAAGAAGGAGGACAAGACTAGCTAACCACTAA
- the POSTN gene encoding periostin isoform X1, with amino-acid sequence MKTFFLFTFSTFLLSAFEQAAASAHYDKILTHSRIRARDQGPNVCALQQVMGTKKKYFSTCRNWYQGAICGKKATVLYECCPGYMRMDGTRGCPAVAPIDHVYGTLGIVGAISTQQYSDISKLREEIEGRGSFTFFAPSNEAWEQLNSEIHRNLVDNVNIELYNALHHHMVNKRMLTKDLKNGMTLVSMYNDQKLLINHYPNGVVTVNCARIIHGNQIATNGVVHVIDRVLTAVGNTIQDFIEVEDDLSSLRAAAITSDVLDTLGRPGHYTLFAPTNEAFERLPRGVLERIMGDKVASEALVKFHILNTLQCSEAITGGAVYETLEGNTVEVGCDGESLTVNGVKMVKRKDIVTSNGVIHLIDEVLIPDSAKQVIELGGAQQTTFTDLVAQVGLASSLRPEGQYTLLAPLNGAFSDDTLRMDQRLLKTILQNHIIKVKVGLNELYNGQELETIGGKLLRVFVYRTAVCVENSCMVRGSKEGRNGFIHIFRQIINPAEKTLHEMLRNDKRFSVFLSLVKAADLDDVLSRPGEWTLFVPTNDAFKGLTDDDKDILIRDKNALRNILLYHLTQGVFIGSGFEPGVTNILKTIQGGKLYLKTVNDTLLVNELKSRESDLMATNGVIHVIDKLLYPADLPVGNDQLLTILKKLIKYIQIKFVRDSTFKEIPLTFYKINIIESNVQPIIRKEDPSITQLTKLIEGEPEFKIVREGETVTKVINGEPIIKTYTKIIDGRPVEVTEKKVTEERIIQGPEIKYTRITAGGSDNEEKLKKLLEEEVTKVTKFIEGDGHLLEDEEIKRLLQGAGTEYTKVTKVIEREPQIIEREIKKVHLEEAPVRKAQPTRRTQGGTARRRTRLANH; translated from the exons AACTGTCTTATATGAGTGCTGTCCTGGCTATATGAGGATGGATGGTACAAGAGGATGTCCTGCAG TTGCTCCTATTGATCACGTATATGGCACACTTGGTATTGTGGGAGCTATTTCCACACAGCAGTATTCTGACATATCAAAGCTGAGAGAAGAGATTGAAGGACGAGGATCATTCACTTTCTTTGCACCAAGCAATGAAGCCTGGGAGCAATTAAATTCA gaAATTCACAGGAATTTGGTTGACAATGTAAATATTGAACTGTATAATGCTCTCCACCACCACATGGTAAACAAGCGTATGTTGACAAAAGATCTTAAGAATGGCATGACTCTGGTGTCTATGTATAATGACCAGAAATTGCTTATTAACCATTATCCTAATGGG GTTGTTACTGTTAACTGTGCCAGGATCATCCATGGCAACCAGATTGCTACCAATGGTGTTGTTCATGTCATTGATCGTGTCCTGACTGCTGTTGGAAATACTATTCAAGATTTCATTGAGGTCGAAGATGATCTTTCATCTCTTAGA GCTGCTGCCATCACATCAGATGTCTTGGATACCCTTGGAAGGCCTGGCCATTACACACTCTTTGCTCCTACTAATGAAGCttttgagagacttccaagaggAGTTCTAGAGAGGATTATGGGTGACAAGGTGGCTTCTGAAG CTCTAGTGAAGTTCCATATTTTAAATACTCTCCAGTGCTCTGAAGCTATCACCGGTGGAGCTGTCTATGAGACCTTGGAAGGAAACACAGTTGAAGTTGGTTGTGATGGTGAAAGTCTGACTGTGAATGGAGTGAAGATGGTAAAACGCAAAGATATTGTGACAAGCAATGGTGTTATCCATCTCATTGATGAAGTCTTAATTCCTGATTCTG CCAAGCAAGTCATTGAGCTTGGTGGTGCCCAGCAGACAACTTTTACAGACCTGGTGGCGCAGGTAGGACTCGCATCTTCTCTAAGACCTGAAGGACAATACACTCTTCTGGCACCTCTGAATGGTGCTTTCTCAG aTGACACCTTAAGGATGGATCAACGCCTTCTTAAAACAATCTTGCAGAATCACATTATAAAAGTGAAAGTCGGGCTCAATGAACTGTACAACGGACAAGAGCTGGAGACAATCGGAGGAAAATTGCTTAGAGTCTTTGTGTATCGCACA GCTGTATGTGTTGAAAATTCATGCATGGTCAGAGGAagtaaagaaggaaggaatggTTTTATTCACATCTTCAGACAGATCATCAATCCAGCAGAAAAGACACTGCATGAAATGCTGAGGAATGATAAGCGTTTTAG TGTTTTCCTCAGTCTGGTGAAAGCTGCAGATTTAGATGATGTTCTGTCACGACCTGGAGAATGGACTCTATTTGTTCCTACTAATGATGCCTTTAAAGGTTTGACTGATGACGACAAGGATATACTGATAA gaGACAAAAATGCTCTCAGGAATATTCTTCTTTACCACTTAACACAAGGAGTTTTCATTGGAAGTGGCTTTGAGCCTGGTGTGACAAACATTCTTAAAACCATCCAAGGAGGGAAACTCTACTTGAAAACA GTAAATGATACCCTTCTCGTTAATGAACTGAAATCAAGAGAATCTGATCTTATGGCAACCAATGGTGTCATTCATGTTATTGATAAACTCCTATATCCAGCAG ATCTGCCTGTTGGAAATGATCAGTTGCTCACAATCTTGAAGAAGTTGATTAAGTACATTCAAATTAAG TTTGTTCGTGACAGTACCTTCAAAGAGATTCCACTGACGTTTTACA aaattaacatAATTGAAAGCAACGTTCAGCCCATCATCAGAAAGGAAG ACCCATCTATCACACAACTCACTAAATTAATTGAAGGGGAACCTGAGTTCAAAATAGTCAGGGAAGGGGAGACAGTAACTAAAGTGATTAATGGAG AACCAATTATTAAAACATACACCAAAATCATTGATGGGCGACCTGTGGAAGtgacagagaaaaaagtaacagaagaaagaattaTTCAAG gtcctgaaataaaatataccaGAATTACTGCAGGTGGTTCAGACAATGAAGAAAAGTTAAAGAAATTGCTTGAAGAAG AGGTTACCAAGGTGACCAAATTTATTGAAGGTGATGGTCATTTACTTGAAGATGAAGAAATCAAAAGACTTCTGCAGGGAG CTGGAACTGAGTACACCAAGGTTACTAAAGTAATTGAGAGAGAGCCACAGATTATCGagagagaaatcaagaaggTCCATCTGGAAG AAGCACCTGTACGGAAAGCACAACCAACCAGGAGGACACAAG GGGGAACAGCAAGAAGGAGGACAAGACTAGCTAACCACTAA
- the POSTN gene encoding periostin isoform X4, whose protein sequence is MKTFFLFTFSTFLLSAFEQAAASAHYDKILTHSRIRARDQGPNVCALQQVMGTKKKYFSTCRNWYQGAICGKKATVLYECCPGYMRMDGTRGCPAVAPIDHVYGTLGIVGAISTQQYSDISKLREEIEGRGSFTFFAPSNEAWEQLNSEIHRNLVDNVNIELYNALHHHMVNKRMLTKDLKNGMTLVSMYNDQKLLINHYPNGVVTVNCARIIHGNQIATNGVVHVIDRVLTAVGNTIQDFIEVEDDLSSLRAAAITSDVLDTLGRPGHYTLFAPTNEAFERLPRGVLERIMGDKVASEALVKFHILNTLQCSEAITGGAVYETLEGNTVEVGCDGESLTVNGVKMVKRKDIVTSNGVIHLIDEVLIPDSAKQVIELGGAQQTTFTDLVAQVGLASSLRPEGQYTLLAPLNGAFSDDTLRMDQRLLKTILQNHIIKVKVGLNELYNGQELETIGGKLLRVFVYRTAVCVENSCMVRGSKEGRNGFIHIFRQIINPAEKTLHEMLRNDKRFSVFLSLVKAADLDDVLSRPGEWTLFVPTNDAFKGLTDDDKDILIRDKNALRNILLYHLTQGVFIGSGFEPGVTNILKTIQGGKLYLKTVNDTLLVNELKSRESDLMATNGVIHVIDKLLYPADLPVGNDQLLTILKKLIKYIQIKFVRDSTFKEIPLTFYKINIIESNVQPIIRKEEPIIKTYTKIIDGRPVEVTEKKVTEERIIQGPEIKYTRITAGGSDNEEKLKKLLEEEVTKVTKFIEGDGHLLEDEEIKRLLQGAGTEYTKVTKVIEREPQIIEREIKKVHLEEAPVRKAQPTRRTQGGTARRRTRLANH, encoded by the exons AACTGTCTTATATGAGTGCTGTCCTGGCTATATGAGGATGGATGGTACAAGAGGATGTCCTGCAG TTGCTCCTATTGATCACGTATATGGCACACTTGGTATTGTGGGAGCTATTTCCACACAGCAGTATTCTGACATATCAAAGCTGAGAGAAGAGATTGAAGGACGAGGATCATTCACTTTCTTTGCACCAAGCAATGAAGCCTGGGAGCAATTAAATTCA gaAATTCACAGGAATTTGGTTGACAATGTAAATATTGAACTGTATAATGCTCTCCACCACCACATGGTAAACAAGCGTATGTTGACAAAAGATCTTAAGAATGGCATGACTCTGGTGTCTATGTATAATGACCAGAAATTGCTTATTAACCATTATCCTAATGGG GTTGTTACTGTTAACTGTGCCAGGATCATCCATGGCAACCAGATTGCTACCAATGGTGTTGTTCATGTCATTGATCGTGTCCTGACTGCTGTTGGAAATACTATTCAAGATTTCATTGAGGTCGAAGATGATCTTTCATCTCTTAGA GCTGCTGCCATCACATCAGATGTCTTGGATACCCTTGGAAGGCCTGGCCATTACACACTCTTTGCTCCTACTAATGAAGCttttgagagacttccaagaggAGTTCTAGAGAGGATTATGGGTGACAAGGTGGCTTCTGAAG CTCTAGTGAAGTTCCATATTTTAAATACTCTCCAGTGCTCTGAAGCTATCACCGGTGGAGCTGTCTATGAGACCTTGGAAGGAAACACAGTTGAAGTTGGTTGTGATGGTGAAAGTCTGACTGTGAATGGAGTGAAGATGGTAAAACGCAAAGATATTGTGACAAGCAATGGTGTTATCCATCTCATTGATGAAGTCTTAATTCCTGATTCTG CCAAGCAAGTCATTGAGCTTGGTGGTGCCCAGCAGACAACTTTTACAGACCTGGTGGCGCAGGTAGGACTCGCATCTTCTCTAAGACCTGAAGGACAATACACTCTTCTGGCACCTCTGAATGGTGCTTTCTCAG aTGACACCTTAAGGATGGATCAACGCCTTCTTAAAACAATCTTGCAGAATCACATTATAAAAGTGAAAGTCGGGCTCAATGAACTGTACAACGGACAAGAGCTGGAGACAATCGGAGGAAAATTGCTTAGAGTCTTTGTGTATCGCACA GCTGTATGTGTTGAAAATTCATGCATGGTCAGAGGAagtaaagaaggaaggaatggTTTTATTCACATCTTCAGACAGATCATCAATCCAGCAGAAAAGACACTGCATGAAATGCTGAGGAATGATAAGCGTTTTAG TGTTTTCCTCAGTCTGGTGAAAGCTGCAGATTTAGATGATGTTCTGTCACGACCTGGAGAATGGACTCTATTTGTTCCTACTAATGATGCCTTTAAAGGTTTGACTGATGACGACAAGGATATACTGATAA gaGACAAAAATGCTCTCAGGAATATTCTTCTTTACCACTTAACACAAGGAGTTTTCATTGGAAGTGGCTTTGAGCCTGGTGTGACAAACATTCTTAAAACCATCCAAGGAGGGAAACTCTACTTGAAAACA GTAAATGATACCCTTCTCGTTAATGAACTGAAATCAAGAGAATCTGATCTTATGGCAACCAATGGTGTCATTCATGTTATTGATAAACTCCTATATCCAGCAG ATCTGCCTGTTGGAAATGATCAGTTGCTCACAATCTTGAAGAAGTTGATTAAGTACATTCAAATTAAG TTTGTTCGTGACAGTACCTTCAAAGAGATTCCACTGACGTTTTACA aaattaacatAATTGAAAGCAACGTTCAGCCCATCATCAGAAAGGAAG AACCAATTATTAAAACATACACCAAAATCATTGATGGGCGACCTGTGGAAGtgacagagaaaaaagtaacagaagaaagaattaTTCAAG gtcctgaaataaaatataccaGAATTACTGCAGGTGGTTCAGACAATGAAGAAAAGTTAAAGAAATTGCTTGAAGAAG AGGTTACCAAGGTGACCAAATTTATTGAAGGTGATGGTCATTTACTTGAAGATGAAGAAATCAAAAGACTTCTGCAGGGAG CTGGAACTGAGTACACCAAGGTTACTAAAGTAATTGAGAGAGAGCCACAGATTATCGagagagaaatcaagaaggTCCATCTGGAAG AAGCACCTGTACGGAAAGCACAACCAACCAGGAGGACACAAG GGGGAACAGCAAGAAGGAGGACAAGACTAGCTAACCACTAA
- the POSTN gene encoding periostin isoform X3, whose protein sequence is MKTFFLFTFSTFLLSAFEQAAASAHYDKILTHSRIRARDQGPNVCALQQVMGTKKKYFSTCRNWYQGAICGKKATVLYECCPGYMRMDGTRGCPAVAPIDHVYGTLGIVGAISTQQYSDISKLREEIEGRGSFTFFAPSNEAWEQLNSEIHRNLVDNVNIELYNALHHHMVNKRMLTKDLKNGMTLVSMYNDQKLLINHYPNGVVTVNCARIIHGNQIATNGVVHVIDRVLTAVGNTIQDFIEVEDDLSSLRAAAITSDVLDTLGRPGHYTLFAPTNEAFERLPRGVLERIMGDKVASEALVKFHILNTLQCSEAITGGAVYETLEGNTVEVGCDGESLTVNGVKMVKRKDIVTSNGVIHLIDEVLIPDSAKQVIELGGAQQTTFTDLVAQVGLASSLRPEGQYTLLAPLNGAFSDDTLRMDQRLLKTILQNHIIKVKVGLNELYNGQELETIGGKLLRVFVYRTAVCVENSCMVRGSKEGRNGFIHIFRQIINPAEKTLHEMLRNDKRFSVFLSLVKAADLDDVLSRPGEWTLFVPTNDAFKGLTDDDKDILIRDKNALRNILLYHLTQGVFIGSGFEPGVTNILKTIQGGKLYLKTVNDTLLVNELKSRESDLMATNGVIHVIDKLLYPADLPVGNDQLLTILKKLIKYIQIKFVRDSTFKEIPLTFYKINIIESNVQPIIRKEDPSITQLTKLIEGEPEFKIVREGETVTKVINGEPIIKTYTKIIDGRPVEVTEKKVTEERIIQGPEIKYTRITAGGSDNEEKLKKLLEEEVTKVTKFIEGDGHLLEDEEIKRLLQGEAPVRKAQPTRRTQGGTARRRTRLANH, encoded by the exons AACTGTCTTATATGAGTGCTGTCCTGGCTATATGAGGATGGATGGTACAAGAGGATGTCCTGCAG TTGCTCCTATTGATCACGTATATGGCACACTTGGTATTGTGGGAGCTATTTCCACACAGCAGTATTCTGACATATCAAAGCTGAGAGAAGAGATTGAAGGACGAGGATCATTCACTTTCTTTGCACCAAGCAATGAAGCCTGGGAGCAATTAAATTCA gaAATTCACAGGAATTTGGTTGACAATGTAAATATTGAACTGTATAATGCTCTCCACCACCACATGGTAAACAAGCGTATGTTGACAAAAGATCTTAAGAATGGCATGACTCTGGTGTCTATGTATAATGACCAGAAATTGCTTATTAACCATTATCCTAATGGG GTTGTTACTGTTAACTGTGCCAGGATCATCCATGGCAACCAGATTGCTACCAATGGTGTTGTTCATGTCATTGATCGTGTCCTGACTGCTGTTGGAAATACTATTCAAGATTTCATTGAGGTCGAAGATGATCTTTCATCTCTTAGA GCTGCTGCCATCACATCAGATGTCTTGGATACCCTTGGAAGGCCTGGCCATTACACACTCTTTGCTCCTACTAATGAAGCttttgagagacttccaagaggAGTTCTAGAGAGGATTATGGGTGACAAGGTGGCTTCTGAAG CTCTAGTGAAGTTCCATATTTTAAATACTCTCCAGTGCTCTGAAGCTATCACCGGTGGAGCTGTCTATGAGACCTTGGAAGGAAACACAGTTGAAGTTGGTTGTGATGGTGAAAGTCTGACTGTGAATGGAGTGAAGATGGTAAAACGCAAAGATATTGTGACAAGCAATGGTGTTATCCATCTCATTGATGAAGTCTTAATTCCTGATTCTG CCAAGCAAGTCATTGAGCTTGGTGGTGCCCAGCAGACAACTTTTACAGACCTGGTGGCGCAGGTAGGACTCGCATCTTCTCTAAGACCTGAAGGACAATACACTCTTCTGGCACCTCTGAATGGTGCTTTCTCAG aTGACACCTTAAGGATGGATCAACGCCTTCTTAAAACAATCTTGCAGAATCACATTATAAAAGTGAAAGTCGGGCTCAATGAACTGTACAACGGACAAGAGCTGGAGACAATCGGAGGAAAATTGCTTAGAGTCTTTGTGTATCGCACA GCTGTATGTGTTGAAAATTCATGCATGGTCAGAGGAagtaaagaaggaaggaatggTTTTATTCACATCTTCAGACAGATCATCAATCCAGCAGAAAAGACACTGCATGAAATGCTGAGGAATGATAAGCGTTTTAG TGTTTTCCTCAGTCTGGTGAAAGCTGCAGATTTAGATGATGTTCTGTCACGACCTGGAGAATGGACTCTATTTGTTCCTACTAATGATGCCTTTAAAGGTTTGACTGATGACGACAAGGATATACTGATAA gaGACAAAAATGCTCTCAGGAATATTCTTCTTTACCACTTAACACAAGGAGTTTTCATTGGAAGTGGCTTTGAGCCTGGTGTGACAAACATTCTTAAAACCATCCAAGGAGGGAAACTCTACTTGAAAACA GTAAATGATACCCTTCTCGTTAATGAACTGAAATCAAGAGAATCTGATCTTATGGCAACCAATGGTGTCATTCATGTTATTGATAAACTCCTATATCCAGCAG ATCTGCCTGTTGGAAATGATCAGTTGCTCACAATCTTGAAGAAGTTGATTAAGTACATTCAAATTAAG TTTGTTCGTGACAGTACCTTCAAAGAGATTCCACTGACGTTTTACA aaattaacatAATTGAAAGCAACGTTCAGCCCATCATCAGAAAGGAAG ACCCATCTATCACACAACTCACTAAATTAATTGAAGGGGAACCTGAGTTCAAAATAGTCAGGGAAGGGGAGACAGTAACTAAAGTGATTAATGGAG AACCAATTATTAAAACATACACCAAAATCATTGATGGGCGACCTGTGGAAGtgacagagaaaaaagtaacagaagaaagaattaTTCAAG gtcctgaaataaaatataccaGAATTACTGCAGGTGGTTCAGACAATGAAGAAAAGTTAAAGAAATTGCTTGAAGAAG AGGTTACCAAGGTGACCAAATTTATTGAAGGTGATGGTCATTTACTTGAAGATGAAGAAATCAAAAGACTTCTGCAGGGAG AAGCACCTGTACGGAAAGCACAACCAACCAGGAGGACACAAG GGGGAACAGCAAGAAGGAGGACAAGACTAGCTAACCACTAA